The Clostridium sporogenes region GTCCACCAGATACATTGCTTCCTCCCTCTTCTATCATTTCCTCAAACTGGTCTGGCTTATCTTTGATAAAATCATAAGCCTGGGAAACTTTGGCGCTATGTTCTATTTCAGATTGCACCGCGTTATGTTTTCCATAGCGGATATTTTCATTGATGCTACCAGAAAACAGCAGGGCTTTTTGTGGAATAAAACCGATTTTTTGACGCAATGATATTAAATCATATTTTCTAACATCTACTCCATCTACTTTAATGCTACCTTTAGTTACATCATAAAATCTAGGAATAAGATTGATTAACGTACTTTTACCGCTACCAGTACTTCCAATAAAAGCAACTTTCTCCCCTTTCTCTGCCTGAAAACTTATATCATGTAATACAGGAACTTCACCGTCAGGATATTGAAAGGTTACATGATCAAATTCTAAAGTTCCCCTTTCATCTCCATAGGTTACTGCATTTTCAGGATTTTTAATAACCGGTTCTTCCTCTAGAAGCTCTTGGATACGTCTAGCACTAATTTCTGCACGGGGATACATTACGAATATCATAGAAAACAACATCATAGAAAACATGGCATGGAACATATATTCCTGGAATGCCACTAATTTTCCCACCTGTAGTGTTCCTGCATCAATCATTTTGCTAGATAGGATAAATACAATTACAACTGCAAGATTTAATAGCAGGAAGAAGGCTGGCTGAGCAATAGACATCAACTTAAATAACTTTTTTGCATTAGATGCATAATCTTCGTTGGCTTCGTAAAATCGCTTAGTTTCATAGCGATCTTTCCGGAATGCACGAATAACTCTAACTCCAGTTAAATTCTCTCTTGTAATTCGATTTAACCTGTCCATTCCCTTCTGTTGCCTAGTACTAATTGGATTACTGGTTCTAGCAATGAGATATACTCCAAAGCATATAATAGGAATACATCCTCCAATTACCATAGACAAAGTTACACTTGTCTTTATTACCATAAACATGCTGATTAAAATCATTATCGGCGTTAAAAATGCCATTCTAAGTAGAACATTAATAAACTGCATGAGAATAAAAGCATCATTGGTGGTTCTGGTAATCATACTGGATACACCGAATTTATTATATTCTCTATGTGAAAATTCCTGAGCTTTTTTGAAAATGTCATTTCTAATATCTCTTGTAATTGAGGTACTCACCTTGGAACTACAATAGGCCAAAACAATATTTCCAATACCACCAATAATGGCCAAAATCAAAATGACAAT contains the following coding sequences:
- a CDS encoding ABC transporter ATP-binding protein — protein: MKLILQYLKKYKLYVFCNILAVLGFAAAELGIPTIVSNMIDRGIVLKDRVYIYKLGIVILILAIIGGIGNIVLAYCSSKVSTSITRDIRNDIFKKAQEFSHREYNKFGVSSMITRTTNDAFILMQFINVLLRMAFLTPIMILISMFMVIKTSVTLSMVIGGCIPIICFGVYLIARTSNPISTRQQKGMDRLNRITRENLTGVRVIRAFRKDRYETKRFYEANEDYASNAKKLFKLMSIAQPAFFLLLNLAVVIVFILSSKMIDAGTLQVGKLVAFQEYMFHAMFSMMLFSMIFVMYPRAEISARRIQELLEEEPVIKNPENAVTYGDERGTLEFDHVTFQYPDGEVPVLHDISFQAEKGEKVAFIGSTGSGKSTLINLIPRFYDVTKGSIKVDGVDVRKYDLISLRQKIGFIPQKALLFSGSINENIRYGKHNAVQSEIEHSAKVSQAYDFIKDKPDQFEEMIEEGGSNVSGGQKQRLSIARAVVRKPNIYIFDDSFSALDSKTDAKLRKRLKNETTDAITLIVAQKVSSIMDATKIIVLNEGEVVGIGTHDQLLRNCKIYYEIAASQMSKEELKR